The following coding sequences lie in one Montipora foliosa isolate CH-2021 chromosome 11, ASM3666993v2, whole genome shotgun sequence genomic window:
- the LOC137975466 gene encoding carbohydrate sulfotransferase 4-like: MVVRSKRRRVCRLMSMMIFLGTLVTYLLSSTENHSSFLNLSRHLQREKNKENLYGHTLDLQTAKSKEPRKNIVIVAHGRSGSTITGDMFNHHASVFYLHEPLQTVQRISKHQNLSYGTLMADVLTNIFRCNFSKAVVEDIKSFYRESNHPRASYALGSPPLCPYDITDPRWDPKLCYPMTSEFLGSVCSKKYNLTVAKVLMDRITESSIKNILAACSPADVDCQIIFLIRDPRAVIMSAKSVNFFPDPASDKDRNNLRRFSYAQCSKTEENLMFVKNLPLYWRKRIMIHRYEDFASDPPKAMSRLFEFAGLSVPEHLKMWLIERTKPQDDGKAMKACEGYHPAFCTVDNSKEAINRWRWKVAFDDIDIVEHYCKHVMMLMGYTLVDGSFELMANISIPLFSEHFEVKEWLLR; the protein is encoded by the coding sequence ATGGTGGTACGCTCTAAAAGGAGACGCGTTTGTCGTCTTATGTCTATGATGATTTTCCTGGGTACTTTGGTTACATATTTGCTTTCTTCGACCGAAAACCACTCGTCGTTTCTTAATCTGAGCAGACACCTTCAACgagaaaagaacaaagaaaatctGTACGGTCACACGTTAGATCTGCAAACCGCAAAATCTAAGGAACCGCGAAAGAACATAGTCATAGTTGCTCACGGCCGCTCGGGTTCCACGATCACTGGGGATATGTTTAATCATCATGCATCCGTGTTTTACCTTCATGAACCACTTCAAACAGTCCAGAGAATAAGCAAACACCAAAATCTCAGCTATGGCACTCTAATGGCGGACGTCTTGACAAACATTTTTCGTTGTAACTTTAGCAAAGCTGTTGTTGAGGACATCAAATCTTTCTATCGCGAATCCAACCATCCTCGAGCAAGTTACGCACTTGGATCGCCCCCTTTATGTCCTTACGACATCACAGACCCAAGATGGGACCCCAAACTTTGTTACCCGATGACCAGCGAATTTTTGGGAAGTGTGTGCTCTAAAAAATACAATCTCACTGTCGCGAAGGTCTTGATGGATCGCATCACAGAGAGCAGCATAAAGAATATTCTTGCTGCTTGCAGCCCGGCTGATGTTGATTGCCAAATCATATTTCTTATCAGAGATCCCCGAGCGGTAATAATGTCTGCCAAAAGTGTGAACTTCTTTCCAGACCCTGCTAGCGATAAAGACAGAAATAATCTACGACGGTTCAGTTACGCACAATGTTCAAAGACTGAGGAGAATTTAATGTTTGTCAAGAATCTTCCACTTTACTGGCGAAAACGTATTATGATCCATCGATATGAGGACTTCGCTTCAGACCCTCCGAAGGCCATGTCGCGATTGTTTGAATTTGCTGGTCTGTCTGTGCCAGAGCACTTGAAAATGTGGTTGATCGAGAGGACAAAGCCACAAGATGACGGGAAAGCAATGAAGGCCTGCGAGGGATACCACCCTGCATTCTGCACTGTTGATAACTCCAAAGAAGCGATCAATCGATGGAGGTGGAAAGTGGCTTTTGACGACATTGACATCGTTGAACATTACTGTAAACACGTAATGATGCTGATGGGTTATACCCTTGTTGATGGGTCTTTCGAGTTAATGGCTAACATAAGTATTCCGCTGTTTAGCGAACATTTTGAAGTAAAAGAATGGTTGTTGAGATAG